A genomic segment from Necator americanus strain Aroian chromosome III, whole genome shotgun sequence encodes:
- a CDS encoding hypothetical protein (NECATOR_CHRIII.G12330.T2), with the protein MMISQDIRFTGEQQQQLQRQLADKITNYASIDEIRTLLICGAQPDGEVTHGLTPLHYACFINNVGAAKLLLTKGAKVDAVDEVGCSALHLCAEHGYYRMIKLLLQYTHVVHQYETPVMETNGKYPSRENIDEPLRLAIKNGHYECAKLLLENGANPNAIYFDGPEITNVSPLDTNFIELLLEYGADPNVFDRKGLTPIMKACRLKENGIEAIRILHKYGGDVNAQADARQDMRTPMHYALLSGSAELVKFLIGLGAKVNMPKDYNKPSIIDIGVLKDDPELLKIIIDAGADVNAVHTYIGSALHLAACSVLEHQYEILRLLLEAGADPNIQHKFPDGSQLKSPFVEYFRSRDVVDPRVVHLLLAYGGKVVMRSPISDTRGQLRNVLRLAATRDQPQFQVLSSMLELGEEFDVGAIVRLPLPLALKGNILERAKNPASLQQICRLKLRSRIAPFRPDTVSRLPIPAHMKDYVLGRSH; encoded by the exons ATGATGATCTCCCAAGATATCCGCTTCACTGGAGAACAGCAACAACAGCTACAG CGACAGCTAGCTGACAAAATCACCAACTATGCGTCAATCGATGAAATCCGAACTTTGCTCATCTGCGGAGCTCAG CCGGATGGAGAGGTCACCCATGGACTAACTCCGTTGCATTACGCTTGCTTCATAAATAACGTCGGTGCTGCGAAACTTCTTCTCACTAAAGGAGCTAAG GTTGACGCTGTGGACGAAGTGGGTTGTTCTGCACTTCATCTTTGCGCCGAGCACGGTTATTACAGAATGATCAAGTTATTGCTTCAG TACACTCATGTTGTACATCAGTATGAAACACCAGTTATGGAGACAAATGGTAAATACCCAAGCCGTGAAAACATCGATGAACCTCTCCGTTTGGCTATCAAG AATGGTCATTATGAATGTGCGAAGCTTCTGCTAGAGAATGGTGCCAACCCAAATGCCATCTATTTTGATGGGCCAGAGATCACAAATGTCAGCCCTCTCGATACCAACTTCATCGAACTTCTG CTCGAATACGGGGCTGATCCAAATGTCTTTGATCGGAAAGGTCTTACACCAATAATGAAGGCATGTAGACTGAAGGAAAATGGAATTGAGGCGATCAG aatattGCACAAGTATGGTGGAGACGTTAATGCACAAGCTGATGCTCGCCAAGATATGCGGACTCCAATGCATTATGCATTGCTTAGCGGAAGTGCTGAATTAGTGAAGTTTTTAATTGGA TTGGGAGCGAAAGTCAACATGCCGAAAGATTACAATAAACCATCCATAATTGATATTGGAGTACTTAAAGATGATCCAGAACTTCTAAAG ATTATCATCGATGCTGGAGCTGATGTGAATGCtgtgcatacatacataggtTCTGCATTGCATCTAGCCGCCTGTTCAG TCCTTGAACATCAGTACGAAATACTTCGTCTCCTTCTCGAAGCTGGTGCTGATCCAAACATCCAGCATAAGTTCCCTGATGGATCACAGCTGAAAAGTCCTTTTGTGGAGTATTTCCGCTCTCGAGATGTG GTTGATCCTCGTGTTGTTCATCTTCTTCTGGCCTATGGAGGGAAAGTTGTGATGCGTAGTCCAATTAGTGACACTAGAGGACAGCTGAGGaacgtcttgcgactggcagCTACCCGAGACCAGCCGCAG TTCCAGGTTCTGAGTTCCATGCTCGAGCTTGGAGAAGAATTTGACGTCGGTGCAATTGTTCGCCTACCTCTACCATTGGCACTCAAAGGAAACATTTTGGAACGGGCAAA GAACCCAGCCTCGCTGCAGCAAATCTGTCGCCTCAAGTTACGTTCCAGGATTGCGCCCTTTCGGCCAGACACCGTATCCCGCCTTCCTATTCCTGCTCACATGAAAGACTACGTTCTTGGCAGATCTCACTAG
- a CDS encoding hypothetical protein (NECATOR_CHRIII.G12330.T5) produces MRNEGYEERQLADKITNYASIDEIRTLLICGAQPDGEVTHGLTPLHYACFINNVGAAKLLLTKGAKVDAVDEVGCSALHLCAEHGYYRMIKLLLQYTHVVHQYETPVMETNGKYPSRENIDEPLRLAIKNGHYECAKLLLENGANPNAIYFDGPEITNVSPLDTNFIELLLEYGADPNVFDRKGLTPIMKACRLKENGIEAIRILHKYGGDVNAQADARQDMRTPMHYALLSGSAELVKFLIGLGAKVNMPKDYNKPSIIDIGVLKDDPELLKIIIDAGADVNAVHTYIGSALHLAACSVLEHQYEILRLLLEAGADPNIQHKFPDGSQLKSPFVEYFRSRDVVDPRVVHLLLAYGGKVVMRSPISDTRGQLRNVLRLAATRDQPQVLSSMLELGEEFDVGAIVRLPLPLALKGNILERAKNPASLQQICRLKLRSRIAPFRPDTVSRLPIPAHMKDYHTGIRGRPLVSVENYTTHCGDADEKSAIGTIARSRRTQTLNADGHC; encoded by the exons ATGAGAAATGAGGGGTACGAAGAG CGACAGCTAGCTGACAAAATCACCAACTATGCGTCAATCGATGAAATCCGAACTTTGCTCATCTGCGGAGCTCAG CCGGATGGAGAGGTCACCCATGGACTAACTCCGTTGCATTACGCTTGCTTCATAAATAACGTCGGTGCTGCGAAACTTCTTCTCACTAAAGGAGCTAAG GTTGACGCTGTGGACGAAGTGGGTTGTTCTGCACTTCATCTTTGCGCCGAGCACGGTTATTACAGAATGATCAAGTTATTGCTTCAG TACACTCATGTTGTACATCAGTATGAAACACCAGTTATGGAGACAAATGGTAAATACCCAAGCCGTGAAAACATCGATGAACCTCTCCGTTTGGCTATCAAG AATGGTCATTATGAATGTGCGAAGCTTCTGCTAGAGAATGGTGCCAACCCAAATGCCATCTATTTTGATGGGCCAGAGATCACAAATGTCAGCCCTCTCGATACCAACTTCATCGAACTTCTG CTCGAATACGGGGCTGATCCAAATGTCTTTGATCGGAAAGGTCTTACACCAATAATGAAGGCATGTAGACTGAAGGAAAATGGAATTGAGGCGATCAG aatattGCACAAGTATGGTGGAGACGTTAATGCACAAGCTGATGCTCGCCAAGATATGCGGACTCCAATGCATTATGCATTGCTTAGCGGAAGTGCTGAATTAGTGAAGTTTTTAATTGGA TTGGGAGCGAAAGTCAACATGCCGAAAGATTACAATAAACCATCCATAATTGATATTGGAGTACTTAAAGATGATCCAGAACTTCTAAAG ATTATCATCGATGCTGGAGCTGATGTGAATGCtgtgcatacatacataggtTCTGCATTGCATCTAGCCGCCTGTTCAG TCCTTGAACATCAGTACGAAATACTTCGTCTCCTTCTCGAAGCTGGTGCTGATCCAAACATCCAGCATAAGTTCCCTGATGGATCACAGCTGAAAAGTCCTTTTGTGGAGTATTTCCGCTCTCGAGATGTG GTTGATCCTCGTGTTGTTCATCTTCTTCTGGCCTATGGAGGGAAAGTTGTGATGCGTAGTCCAATTAGTGACACTAGAGGACAGCTGAGGaacgtcttgcgactggcagCTACCCGAGACCAGCCGCAG GTTCTGAGTTCCATGCTCGAGCTTGGAGAAGAATTTGACGTCGGTGCAATTGTTCGCCTACCTCTACCATTGGCACTCAAAGGAAACATTTTGGAACGGGCAAA GAACCCAGCCTCGCTGCAGCAAATCTGTCGCCTCAAGTTACGTTCCAGGATTGCGCCCTTTCGGCCAGACACCGTATCCCGCCTTCCTATTCCTGCTCACATGAAAGACTAC CACACAGGCATCAGAGGGCGCCCCCTCGTCAGCGTTGAAAACTACACAACCCACTGCggtgatgctgatgaaaaaA GCGCCATAGGTACGATTGCGCGATCGCGGAGGACTCAAACTCTGAATG CAGACGGTCATTGTTGA
- a CDS encoding hypothetical protein (NECATOR_CHRIII.G12332.T1), with the protein MVSSGEFRRKFRQRVSVHVGVRTKKEPCDVDSFTKYIQYAARKTLPHQMLQKSFAFASAKTRSAHYPVSVARSACDFKEEDRLRKNLRRQLQQDHDNEWT; encoded by the exons ATGGTTTCATCCGGCGAATTCAGAaggaaattccgccaacgtgtgtcggttcatgttggagtacggaccaagAAGGAACCTTGCGACGttgattccttcacaaagtacATCCAGTACGCTGCAAGGAAAACACTTCCGCATCAAATGCTGCAGAAGAGCTTTGCGTTTGCATCTGCAAAGACAAGATCCGCGCACTACCCTGTAAGTGTGGCCCGCAGCGCTTGTGATTTCAAGGAAG AAGATCGTCTGAGAAAGAActtgcgtcgtcaactgcaacaagaccacgataacgagtggacgtaa
- a CDS encoding hypothetical protein (NECATOR_CHRIII.G12333.T1), giving the protein MAAHLIILLLLFQFYLIDGKPPDLSKRVVHAVNCGGRRHVGAYGIVYQEDQNPQGTASDYGTRWAFLNAPVDDRKLYETERYYEGDLTYVFDVAKDGNYVIILMFSEVYFSGPGEKVFHVHVNDIPVKRSLDIFREAGATGAAYNLYIDVSISKKELTIGDLIGDMDGELQIRLIPVIDNPKINAIAILTGTSESLPPPPPQLQTQQDNSRRRSRKKVIEDDDEEEEEERESVTENERQGWQEPKREIASGPRTRNPFEDKNDNVFVYLGVAFVCLLPVVAFLMHM; this is encoded by the exons ATGGCCGCACATTTAATTATACTTCTATTGCTGTTCCAATTCTACTTGATTGATGGTAAACCTCCGGATCTTTCAAAACGGGTCGTTCATGCAGTAAACTGCG GTGGGCGGCGTCACGTTGGCGCCTATGGGATAGTCTATCAAGAGGACCAAAATCCACAAGGAACAGCGTCTGACTACGGGACGAGGTGGGCGTTTTTGAATGCGCCAGTAGATGACCGAAAACTCTACGAG ACAGAAAGGTATTATGAAGGGGATCTGACATATGTTTTCGACGTTGCTAAAGATGGAAACTATGTaattattttgatgttttccgAAGTGTATTTTAGTGGACCTGGAGAAAAG GTGTTCCACGTGCATGTCAACGACATTCCAGTAAAAAGAAGCCTGGACATTTTTCGGGAAGCTGGAGCTACAGGTGCAGCCTATAATCT TTATATTGACGTATCGATCAGCAAGAAGGAATTAACTATCGGAGACTTGATAGGCGATATGGATGGGGAACTCCAAATACGACTAATACCG GTGATCGATAATCCGAAGATCAATGCAATAGCTATTCTAACGGGTACATCAGAATCACTGCCACCTCCCCCGCCGCAACTACAAACGCAACAGGATAATTCG CGTCGCCGCTCTAGAAAAAAGGTTATCGAAGATGACgatgaggaggaggaagaagagagGGAGAGTGTGACTGAAAATGAACGGCAAGGATGGCAGGAACCGAAGCGCGAAATCGCTAGTGGTCCACGAACACGCAATCCATTCGAAGACAAG AATGACAACGTCTTTGTGTACCTGGGTGTGGCATTTGTTTGCTTACTACCGGTCGTCGCCTTTCTTATGCACATGTGA